GGCTTTCACAATTTCAAAGTCGGACAGGACGGCCTCGTGCGCGCGCATTTCAACACATTTTACTCCGACGGCACCCCCTCGACGATTTATTTCACCGAGCGCCGCAGCGTGAGCACGAACGTGAGCGAAGCGCCCTCTGCCATGCCGCAGAAATTTGTGTTGGCGCAGAATTATCCGAATCCATTTAACCCAGCGACCGTGATCCGTTTTCAGTTGCCGGTGAGCGGTCACGTGACGCTCAAAGTGTTCGACGTGAATGGCCGAGAAGTTTCGACGCTGGTGGATAGTGAAATGGCGGCGGGAAATCACGCTGTGACATTTGCGCCGCGCGATTTGGCCGGCGGGCTTTATTTCTACCAACTCACCGCCGGCAAATTTTCACAGACGCGCAAGGCGGTTTTCGTGAAGTAGCGCGGATCGTTACATTTCAAACCATGCCTCGCTTTTCCGTGGTCATGCCACGGAAGATTCGGGGCATTTTTTATTGTGCAGAGAGGGACACTGTGGGCCAGCGACTTGTACGATTACGGCCAACGTCAAGGGACATCGTGAGAAATTGGGCTTGAAATTCGCCGAAACGAACGCGCTTACGCTTTGGCAAACGAGTTGCCTTTGTCCGCCCCATATCCCGATTTCCACCAAACCGCATGCAACTTGAGAAACGGTGATGACTGCGAAACAAAAACAAACTCCCGCGGGCGCGAGCCAAACGACCCTTGGCCCGTCGTTCTTTGGCGCATTGGCGCTCGCGCTCGCTTGTTCTATTTTATTGTGGGCGAGTGCTATCATCTTTTATCTCGGCGCGAATCCGCGACCGTGAAAAATTCAATTGAGCATTGGAAAGGAACGAACGCCATGTTGGTCAAGATACAAGTGATTGCTTTCATTAAAATAGCGCTGCGGCTTTTGCTTCTGCTCGCCGCATTGCCGCTTTCGGCGCAAACGCAAACCGTCGGGCTTTTTCTCAACGACGCCAAAGCCTTTCGCGGCTACACGTTGTTTGCGCCGTTGCGCTCGACCACGACGTATCTCATCGACAACGACGGCAAACTCGTGCGCTCGTGGCAGAGCAGTTATCAACCGGGCAACTCGGTTTATCTGCTGGAAAACGGCCACTTGCTGCGCACGGGCAACGCGCGCAATCAAATCTTCACCAGCGGCGGCCAGGGCGGGCGCGTGCAGGAATTTGATTGGGACGGCACGCTGCTGTGGGATTTCGAATATTCCAGCAATCAGTATTTGCAGCATCACGACATCGAGCCTTTGCCCAACGGCAACGTGTTGCTCATCGCGTGGGAATTGAAGAGCACGGCCGAGGCGATTGCCGCCGGACGCAATCCCGCGTTGGTCAGCAGTCGAGGTTTGTGGCCGGATAAAATTATCGAAGTCAAACCGCAAGGCGCAAATGGCGGCGAGATCGTTTGGGAGTGGCACGCGTGGGATCATCTCATTCAAGATTTCGATGCGAGCAAACCCAACTACGGCGTCGTCGCCGATCATCCCGAATTGGTCGATCTGAATTTTTCAAACAACAATCAACCGGATTGGCTGCACCTCAACGCGGTGGATTACAATCCGCAGCTCGATCAAATCCTGCTCAGCGTGCACAACAATTTTAACGAGCTTTGGATCATCGATCACAGCACGACCACCGCGGAAGCCGCGAGCCACAGCGGCGGCAAATATGGCAAGGGCGGCGACCTACTCTATCGCTGGGGCAATCCGCGCGCGTATAAAATGGGTAGCGCCAACGACCAAAAATTTTCGGGCCAGCACGATGCGCAATGGATCGCGCCAGGCTTGCCGGGCGCGGGGAATATTTTGATCTTCAACAACGGCACCAATCGTCGTTATTCTTCGGTGGATGAAATCATTCCTCCGGTTGAGGCCAGCGGCAACTATGTACGTGCCTCGGGCTCGGCGTTTGGACCGAGCGCGGCGACGTGGAGTTATGTGGCGCCGACGCCGACAGATTTTTATGCGATGAACATTTCCGGCGCGCAGCGTTTGCCGAACGGCAACACGCTCATTTGCGACGGGCCGCACGGCATTTTCTTCGAAGTCACCGCGGCCAAAGAAGTGGTGTGGAAATATATCAATCCCGTGGTGACGAACGGGCCAATGACACAGGGCGATCCGATTCCGAGCGGACAACAGGGGCAGGAGAACAACGTCTTTCGTTCGCCGCGTTACGCGCCGGACTTTCCTGGTTTGGCCGGAAAAAATCTAACGCCTGGCGATCCGATTGAAAAATATCCAATGACGGCCGTTGATGAATTCATCAATGCTATTCCTGCAGCGTTTCAGCTGTATCAAAATTATCCGAATCCGTTTAATCCTTCAACGATCATTCGCTTCTCGCTGCCGCAGACTTCGACGAGCTCAGTCGAGTCGCGCGAACAGGTGACGTTGAAAGTTTTTGACGCGCTCGGTCGAGAAGTGGCGACGCTGGTGGAGGGGGAAATGAATGCGGGTGAGCGCTCGGTTGCCTTTGACGCAAAAGAATTACCCAGCGGTGTGTACCTCTACCGCTTACAAACAGGGCTATTGGTTCAACAAAAGAAAATGGTGGTGACAAAATAAACTTGCAACGTGCTCTATTCTGTCGGAGGCAAAAGTCT
This candidate division KSB1 bacterium DNA region includes the following protein-coding sequences:
- a CDS encoding aryl-sulfate sulfotransferase, which codes for MLVKIQVIAFIKIALRLLLLLAALPLSAQTQTVGLFLNDAKAFRGYTLFAPLRSTTTYLIDNDGKLVRSWQSSYQPGNSVYLLENGHLLRTGNARNQIFTSGGQGGRVQEFDWDGTLLWDFEYSSNQYLQHHDIEPLPNGNVLLIAWELKSTAEAIAAGRNPALVSSRGLWPDKIIEVKPQGANGGEIVWEWHAWDHLIQDFDASKPNYGVVADHPELVDLNFSNNNQPDWLHLNAVDYNPQLDQILLSVHNNFNELWIIDHSTTTAEAASHSGGKYGKGGDLLYRWGNPRAYKMGSANDQKFSGQHDAQWIAPGLPGAGNILIFNNGTNRRYSSVDEIIPPVEASGNYVRASGSAFGPSAATWSYVAPTPTDFYAMNISGAQRLPNGNTLICDGPHGIFFEVTAAKEVVWKYINPVVTNGPMTQGDPIPSGQQGQENNVFRSPRYAPDFPGLAGKNLTPGDPIEKYPMTAVDEFINAIPAAFQLYQNYPNPFNPSTIIRFSLPQTSTSSVESREQVTLKVFDALGREVATLVEGEMNAGERSVAFDAKELPSGVYLYRLQTGLLVQQKKMVVTK